ACCGAATTTCTTGCGCCAGACGGCCTGCGCGCGCGTCAATTCGGTCTCGCGCAATTGGGCATTCACCTCTTCGACGAGACTGTCGCCGACCGCATGGCGCTTCAACTCGCTGACGATGCGCGCGACGCCGACACGCGACGCGCGACGATGCACGAGGCTCTCGGCGAAGCGCGCGTCGGACAGCCAGCCTTCCTGTTCCAGCGCATCGAGTACCGGTTCGATGGACTCGCCTTCGTCGACGTAGGGTGCGAGCTTGCGCGCGAGCTCCGCGCGGCTGTATTCACGCCTCGACAAATAGCCGAGCGCGCGGCCCTTCAACGACCGCGGCGGCTTCGACGACTTGCACTCGCTGGCGCCCGGCGCGTCGCTTGAAGCAGCGCCGCCGGAAGATGCGCCGAAAGACGCACCGGCTGCGCGGCGTGTGCGGCGCGGATGCTGGCTGCTGCGCGTATAGACATCTTCCGTCGCGGGCGCACCGGCTGTGCGATCGCCCGGGGCACGATCGCCCGGGAAGCGGACACCGGACACGCGACGGCGGGAGCGATCATGCGCATCGAACGACTCATCGTCGTCGAACGGATCGTCCGGTGCGGCAATCTCAAATGAAACGAGGGCATCGTCGGATGCCCTCGTCGCGGTGCGGTTCGCGGCGTTGCCGCCTGAGTCCCGCCGGTCGGCGCCCGAGGAACCGGCTCGCCGGCCGGAGCGACCCGCCGTTTCGGGCACGTCGCTCTCCTCCGGCTCGCCAGCCTGACCTCGGCGCCCAACCATTACTCTTCTTCGTCCAACGCCTCGGCTTCGTTGGCTACGCCATCGGGCATGCTGACGACACCGAGCGATTCGCGGATGCGGTTTTCGATCTCGCGTGCGATTTCCGGATTCTCGCGCAGGAATTCACGCGCATTGTCCTTGCCCTGGCCGATCTTCTCGCCGTTGTAGCTGTACCAGGCGCCCGCCTTGTCGACGATCTTCGCCTGCACGCCGAGATCGATGATCTCGCCCTGACGCGAAATGCCTTCGCCGTACAGGATGTCGAAGATCGCTTCGCGGAACGGCGGCGACACCTTGTTCTTGACGACCTTCACGCGGGTTTCGTTGCCGATCACCTCGTCGTTCTTCTTGATCGAGCCGATCCGGCGAATGTCGAGACGCACCGACGAATAGAACTTCAGCGCGTTGCCGCCCGTGGTGGTTTCCGGGTTGCCGAACATCACGCCGATCTTCATCCGGATCTGGTTGATGAAGATCACCAGGCAGTTCGTGCGCTTGATCGTGCCGGTCAGCTTGCGCAGCGCCTGCGACATCAGGCGAGCCTGCAGACCCGGCAGCGAATCGCCCATCTCGCCTTCGATTTCGGCCTTCGGCACGAGCGCCGCGACCGAGTCGATGACGATCATGTCGATCGAGCCCGAGCGCACCAGCGCATCGGTGATTTCGAGCGCCTGCTCACCGGTGTCCGGCTGCGAGATCAGCAGTTCCGGCACGTTCACGCCGAGCTTCGACGCGTACTGGACGTCGAGCGCGTGCTCGGCGTCGATGAAGGCTGCCGTGCCGCCGATCTTCTGCAGTTCAGCGATGACTTGCAGCGTGAGGGTGGTCTTACCGGACGATTCCGGACCGTAGATCTCGACCACCCGGCCGCGCGGCAGGCCGCCAACGCCCAGCGCGATGTCGAGACCCAGCGACCCCGTGGAGACGACCTGGATATTCTCGGTCGCCTCGCCGTCGCCCATGCGCATGATCGAGCCCTTGCCGAACTGCTTCTCGATCTGCGCGAGTGCGGCCGCCAGCGCCTTGCTCTTCTCGGCGGTCATCCCGGAGCCCTTCTTGCTATCTTCCATGAATCGTCCTTTGCTATGATGAGCAGCGTCTGTTGGAGGCGCGCCCGCTTCAAGCGCTGCCCACGAATGCAGACACTGTATAAAAAAACAGTGTTTTGTGCAAGCCCGCAATGCAAAGCGTTGTGCACGAATAACTTCGGAGACAGCCGCGCCGGCGCGAACGCCCTGCCGGCACCGGTCAGCAACATGCGAATTCTCATCGCCGAAGACGACAGCATACTCGCGGACGGCCTCACCCGGTCACTCCGCCAATCGGGCTATGCCGTCGATCACGTGAAGAGCGGCGTCGACGCCGACACCGCGCTGTCGATGCAGACTTTCGACCTGCTGATCCTCGATCTCGGGCTGCCGAAAATGTCCGGGCTCGACGTGCTCAAGCGCCTGCGCGCGCGCAATTCCAATCTCCCCGTGCTGATCCTGACCGCCGCCGACAGCGTCGACGAACGCGTGAAGGGGCTCGACCTCGGCGCCGACGACTACATGGCCAAGCCGTTCGCGCTCAACGAGCTCGAGGCGCGCGTGCGCGCGCTGACCCGGCGCGGCGCCGGCGGCGGCCCGACCGTCGTGCGCCACGGCTCGCTCGCGTTCGACCAGGTCGGCCGCATCGCGTACGCGAACGATCACGTGCTCGATCTCTCCGCGCGCGAACTCGGCCTGCTCGAGGTGCTGCTGCAGCGGATCGGCCGCCTCGTGTCGAAGGAACAGCTCGTCGATCACCTGTGCGAATGGGGCGAGGAAGTCAGCAACAACGCGATCGAAGTCTACGTGCACCGGCTGCGCAAGAAGATCGAGCCGAGCGGCGTGCGGATCTCGACCGTGCGCGGCCTCGGCTATTGCCTCGAGAAGGTCGCGCCCGCGACGCCGGCCGACACGGCGGCGCCCCAGCCCGCGGCGGCCGGCACGCCGCTGCGCTGACGCCGGGCGGCGCCGCGATGGCCACGCCGGCCCATTCCCCTTCCCGCCACCCGACCGGCGCGCCGTCGTCGGCTGCCGACGAGGCGCGCGACGCGCGCTACGAAAACCCGTTCGCGCCGCCCGACGAAACCGAATCGCCCGAAACGCCGCGCCCGCGCTCGCTGTTCGGCGAAATCCTCGACTGGATGCTCGCGCCGCTGCTGCTGCTGTGGCCGATGAGCATCGCCGTCACCTATCTCGTCGCGAAGACGATCGCGAACAGCCCGTTCGATCGCGCGCTCGAGACCAACGCCTACGTGCTCGCGCGGCAGATCCATCCGGTCAACGGCGTCGCCGAGCTGACGCTGCCGGAGCAGACGCGCGACTTCCTGCGCGCGGACAACATCGACAGCGTCTACTTCCAGGTGCTCGGCACGCGCGGCGAGCTGGTCGCCGGCGAAGCCGACATGCCGCTGCCGCGCGACGAGGACCGCCCGCCGCCAGGCGTCGTCGTGTTCCGCGACGACCTGCTGCGCGGCAACGACGTGCGTGTCGCGTATACGACCGTCGCGCTGCCGCAGGCGAGCGGCGCGCAGCCCGTGCTCGTGCAGGTCGGCGAAACGCTCGACAAGCGCAACGCGCTCGCCAACGACATCATCAAGGGCGTGATCCTGCCGCAATTCGTGATCCTGCCGCTCGCGATCCTGCTCGTCTGGTTCGGGCTGTCGCGCGGGCTCGCGCCGCTCAACGCGCTGCAGGCGCACATTCGCGCGCGGCGGCCCGACGACCTGTCGCCCGTCGAGGCGCAGCGCGCGCCGCCCGAGATCGAGCCGCTCGTCACGTCGTTCAACGACCTGCTCGCGCGCCTCGAACAGAACATGGCGCTGCAGAAACGCTTCATCGCCGACGCCGCGCACCAGATGAAGACGCCGCTCGCGGGCCTGCGCACGCAGGCCGAGTTCGCGCTGCGCCATCCGGTGCCGCCCGACGTGCAGCGCTCGCTCGAGCAGATCGCGACGAGCTCCGAGCAGGCCGCGCGGCTCGTCACGCAACTGCTGGCGCTCGCGCGCGCCGAGAACCGCGCGAGCGGGCTGACGTTCGAGCCGGTCGAGATCGGTTCGCTCGCGCGGCGCACCGTGCGCGACTGGGTGCAGGCCGCGCTCGCGAAACGCATGGACCTCGGGTACGAAGGCCCGGACGACGACGCGCCGCTCAAGGTCGACGGCAGTCCGGTGATGCTGCGCGAGATGCTCGGCAACCTGGTCGACAACGCGATCCGCTATACGCCCGAAGGCGGCCGCATCACGGTGCGCGTGCGGGCCGAGCGCGCGGCGCGGCGCGTGCATCTCGAAGTCGAGGATACCGGCCCCGGCATCCCGGCCGGCGAGCGCGAGCGCGTCGTCGAACGTTTCTACCGGATCCTCGGCCGCGAAGGCGACGGCAGCGGCCTCGGGCTCGCGATCGTGCGCGAGATCGCCACGCAGCACGGCGGCACGCTGACGCTCGACGATCACGTCTACCAGCACGCGCCGCGCCTCGCCGGCACGCTGGTGCGCATCAGCCTGCCGCTGACCGATACCGCCCCGGATTAACCCTGACGCGCGCCGCCACGGTGCGGCGCCAACACGCAGAAACCGGCGCTTTACCGGACGTTCACGCCACAATCGACACGCGAAGCGACCGATTCGACACGGGTTAACGCGCAGTCGTTTTGTACGCGCAAGTCAGTGCGCCGTAAGTTTCCGTGCCAATAATCGTCGACAGGCCCGCCCCTCCCAAGGCGGCCGCACATCTATATCAAGGGACTTGGAGACGATTCATGGCAACGTTAGGCGGGCAAATTTCGCACTCGCCGATGACGGGCGAAGAGAAGAAGGTGATCTTCGCGTCGTCGCTCGGCACCGTGTTCGAGTGGTACGACTTTTACCTGGCCGGCTCGCTCGCGGCCTACATCAGCAAGAGCTTCTTCTCCGGCGTCAATCCGACCGCCGCGTTCATCTTCACGCTGCTCGGCTTCGCCGCCGGCTTCGCGGTGCGGCCGTTCGGCGCGATCGTGTTCGGCCGGCTCGGCGACCTCGTCGGCCGCAAGCACACGTTCCTCGTGACGATCGTGATCATGGGCGTCTCGACGTTCGTGGTCGGCTTCCTGCCGGGCTACGCGTCGATCGGCATCGCCGCCCCCGTGATCTTCATCGCGATGCGGCTGTTGCAGGGCCTCGCGCTCGGCGGCGAGTACGGCGGCGCGGCGACCTACGTCGCCGAGCATGCGCCGGCCAACCGGCGCGGCTTCTACACGGCCTGGATCCAGACGACGGCCACGCTCGGCCTGTTCCTGTCGCTGCTCGTGATCCTGGGCGTGCGCACGTTCATCGGCGAGGAAGCGTTCGGCAACTGGGGCTGGCGCGTGCCGTTCGTCGCATCGATCCTGCTGCTCGGGTGTCGGTGTGGATCCGGCTGCAACTGAACGAATCGCCGGTGTTCCTGCGCATCAAGGCGGAAGGCAAGACGTCGAAGGCGCCGCTGACCGAAGCGTTCGGCCAGTGGAAGAACCTGAAGATCGTGATCCTCGCGCTGATCGGCCTGACGGCCGGCCAGGCGGTCGTGTGGTACACGGGCCAGTTCTACGCGCTGTTCTTCCTCACGCAGACGCTGAAGGTCGACGGCGCCAGCGCGAACATCCTGATCGCGATCGCGCTCCTGATCGGCACGCCGTTCTTCCTGTTCTTCGGCTCGCTGTCGGACAAGATCGGCCGCAAGCCGATCATCCTTGCCGGCTGCCTGATCGCCGCGCTGACCTACTTCCCGCTGTTCAAGGCGCTCACGCACTACGCGAACCCGCAGCTCGAACTCGCGACGCAGAAGGCGCCGATCACGGTCGTCGCCGATCCGGCTACCTGCTCGTTCCAGTTCAACCCGGTGGGCACGTCGAAGTTCACCACCTCGTGCGACATCGCGAAGAGCGCGCTCGCGAAGGCCGGCCTGAACTACGAGAACGTCGCGGCGCCGGCCGGCACGCTGGCCGAAATCAAGGTCGGCGACACGGTGATCCAGACCTACGACGGCAAGGCGGCCGACGCGAAGGCGCAGGGCGCGGCGTTCGACAAGACCCTCGCGTCGACGCTGAAGGGGGCCGGCTACCCGGCGAAGGCCGACCCGGCGCAACTCAACTGGCCGATGACGATCGTGATCCTGACGATCCTCGTGATCTTCGTGACGATGGTCTACGGCCCGATCGCCGCGATGCTGGTCGAGATGTTCCCGACGCGAATCCGCTACACGTCGAT
This DNA window, taken from Burkholderia cenocepacia, encodes the following:
- the recX gene encoding recombination regulator RecX; translated protein: MVGRRGQAGEPEESDVPETAGRSGRRAGSSGADRRDSGGNAANRTATRASDDALVSFEIAAPDDPFDDDESFDAHDRSRRRVSGVRFPGDRAPGDRTAGAPATEDVYTRSSQHPRRTRRAAGASFGASSGGAASSDAPGASECKSSKPPRSLKGRALGYLSRREYSRAELARKLAPYVDEGESIEPVLDALEQEGWLSDARFAESLVHRRASRVGVARIVSELKRHAVGDSLVEEVNAQLRETELTRAQAVWRKKFGALPQTPAERAKQARFLAARGFSSATIVKLLKVGDDFPIDD
- the recA gene encoding recombinase RecA, encoding MEDSKKGSGMTAEKSKALAAALAQIEKQFGKGSIMRMGDGEATENIQVVSTGSLGLDIALGVGGLPRGRVVEIYGPESSGKTTLTLQVIAELQKIGGTAAFIDAEHALDVQYASKLGVNVPELLISQPDTGEQALEITDALVRSGSIDMIVIDSVAALVPKAEIEGEMGDSLPGLQARLMSQALRKLTGTIKRTNCLVIFINQIRMKIGVMFGNPETTTGGNALKFYSSVRLDIRRIGSIKKNDEVIGNETRVKVVKNKVSPPFREAIFDILYGEGISRQGEIIDLGVQAKIVDKAGAWYSYNGEKIGQGKDNAREFLRENPEIAREIENRIRESLGVVSMPDGVANEAEALDEEE
- a CDS encoding response regulator transcription factor translates to MRILIAEDDSILADGLTRSLRQSGYAVDHVKSGVDADTALSMQTFDLLILDLGLPKMSGLDVLKRLRARNSNLPVLILTAADSVDERVKGLDLGADDYMAKPFALNELEARVRALTRRGAGGGPTVVRHGSLAFDQVGRIAYANDHVLDLSARELGLLEVLLQRIGRLVSKEQLVDHLCEWGEEVSNNAIEVYVHRLRKKIEPSGVRISTVRGLGYCLEKVAPATPADTAAPQPAAAGTPLR
- a CDS encoding sensor histidine kinase; translation: MATPAHSPSRHPTGAPSSAADEARDARYENPFAPPDETESPETPRPRSLFGEILDWMLAPLLLLWPMSIAVTYLVAKTIANSPFDRALETNAYVLARQIHPVNGVAELTLPEQTRDFLRADNIDSVYFQVLGTRGELVAGEADMPLPRDEDRPPPGVVVFRDDLLRGNDVRVAYTTVALPQASGAQPVLVQVGETLDKRNALANDIIKGVILPQFVILPLAILLVWFGLSRGLAPLNALQAHIRARRPDDLSPVEAQRAPPEIEPLVTSFNDLLARLEQNMALQKRFIADAAHQMKTPLAGLRTQAEFALRHPVPPDVQRSLEQIATSSEQAARLVTQLLALARAENRASGLTFEPVEIGSLARRTVRDWVQAALAKRMDLGYEGPDDDAPLKVDGSPVMLREMLGNLVDNAIRYTPEGGRITVRVRAERAARRVHLEVEDTGPGIPAGERERVVERFYRILGREGDGSGLGLAIVREIATQHGGTLTLDDHVYQHAPRLAGTLVRISLPLTDTAPD